Proteins encoded by one window of Yersinia massiliensis:
- a CDS encoding DUF2502 domain-containing protein has translation MANAESIELLPNVSLNIGEQDRSGNYWDGYDWRDRQWWQDHQGRDLGERNRHGHYWDGHRWQDRDWWKKNYYYRDGRYWKYDKHNNKHGKKHHHGKGHGHDHHHDD, from the coding sequence ATGGCCAATGCCGAAAGTATTGAGTTACTGCCCAATGTCTCTTTGAATATTGGCGAACAAGATCGCAGTGGTAATTACTGGGATGGCTATGATTGGCGTGACCGCCAGTGGTGGCAGGACCATCAAGGACGTGATTTAGGTGAGCGTAACCGGCATGGTCATTACTGGGATGGTCACCGTTGGCAAGATAGGGATTGGTGGAAGAAAAACTACTATTACCGTGATGGCCGCTACTGGAAATACGATAAGCACAATAATAAGCATGGGAAAAAACATCATCATGGCAAAGGCCATGGCCACGATCATCACCATGATGACTGA
- a CDS encoding aldo/keto reductase: protein MVYPAASSRYQEMKYHRCGRSGLMLPAISLGLWHNFGDSTLYENSRNLIHRAFDSGITHFDLANNYGPPPGSAELNFGRILQQDLRPYRDELIISSKAGYTMWPGPYGDWGSKKYLVASINQSLQRMGLDYVDIFYHHRPDPNTPLEETMAALDLLVRQGKALYIGLSNYPAEQARQAFAILTQLGTPCLIHQPKYSLFERWIEANLQDTLDEFGVGSIAFSPLAGGLLTDRYLAGIPQDSRAASNSKFLNPEQLTAKKLAKIRRLNELALARGQKLSQMALAWVLRGGRVTSALIGASKTSQIDDAVGMLANTEFSDEEIKLIDNILV, encoded by the coding sequence ATGGTCTATCCAGCAGCGTCCTCCCGCTATCAGGAAATGAAATATCATCGGTGTGGCCGTAGTGGGCTAATGCTCCCCGCCATTTCACTGGGTCTGTGGCACAACTTTGGTGACAGCACGCTGTACGAAAATAGCCGTAATCTGATTCATCGTGCGTTTGATAGCGGCATCACCCATTTCGATTTAGCCAATAATTACGGCCCGCCCCCTGGATCAGCTGAGCTGAACTTTGGCCGGATCCTCCAGCAAGACTTACGCCCGTATCGCGATGAGTTAATTATTTCGTCCAAAGCGGGCTACACCATGTGGCCTGGCCCTTATGGTGACTGGGGTTCGAAGAAATATTTGGTCGCCAGTATCAACCAGAGCTTGCAGCGTATGGGGCTGGATTATGTTGATATCTTCTACCACCACCGTCCTGATCCAAACACACCTTTGGAAGAAACCATGGCGGCTCTGGATCTGTTGGTACGCCAAGGTAAAGCGCTGTATATCGGTCTGTCGAACTACCCTGCCGAGCAAGCTCGGCAAGCCTTCGCCATTCTTACCCAGTTGGGAACGCCTTGCCTGATTCATCAACCCAAATATTCTCTGTTTGAACGCTGGATTGAGGCCAACCTGCAAGACACTTTGGATGAGTTCGGCGTGGGGTCTATTGCTTTCTCCCCACTGGCAGGGGGATTACTAACGGATCGCTATTTGGCGGGTATTCCGCAAGATTCGCGAGCAGCAAGTAACAGTAAATTCCTTAATCCTGAGCAGCTTACTGCTAAGAAACTGGCTAAAATACGTCGCCTAAATGAGTTAGCGTTGGCACGTGGGCAGAAATTGTCGCAAATGGCCTTAGCTTGGGTATTACGTGGTGGCCGTGTGACATCGGCATTGATTGGTGCCAGTAAAACAAGCCAGATAGATGATGCTGTCGGTATGTTGGCCAATACTGAATTTAGTGATGAAGAGATAAAATTAATCGACAATATCTTGGTGTAA
- a CDS encoding alpha-keto acid decarboxylase family protein has product MTSHYTVADYLLDRLAEIGIRHLFGVPGDFNLHFLDHVISHPVIKWVGCANELNAAYAADGYARVMPAAALLTTSGVGELSAINGIAGSFTEYLPVIHIVGTPTLRSQKNGELLHHSLGDGNFSHFSHMAKEVTCAQANLTADNAAYEIDRVLGAALSQRRPVYLSLPSDVAQTDIAIYQGTLALPQPVLSPTALQAFINAAREKLQSAHRVALLADFLADRFDMQLSLNRWLAEVNLPHSTLLLGKGVLDETHPLFIGTYAGAASEPHVKECIENADVLITVGVCFADIITAGFSQNINQDNCISIQPEQARIGRTCFSQIPMRAAIEALHELCKTLQDEWQQPVITRPERAEPKSDVLDQQAFWYHIQQFLRPNDLVLTDLGTSCFGAGTLNLPSGCTYMSQALWESIGFSLPAAYGAQLAQPQRRLILLVGDGAAQLTIQELGSMLRDGLNPIIFLLNNQGYTVERAIHGPQQRYNDIATWNWTQLPLALGLGKESFTHRVTKVQQLQQVLAQIEKPQKLTFIEVVLPPMDIPELLMHVTKSIQRRNVA; this is encoded by the coding sequence ATGACGAGTCACTACACAGTGGCGGATTATTTACTGGATCGTTTAGCAGAGATTGGCATTCGGCATCTCTTTGGTGTTCCTGGCGATTTTAACCTTCATTTTTTAGATCATGTGATCAGCCACCCGGTGATTAAGTGGGTTGGGTGTGCTAATGAATTGAATGCGGCATATGCCGCCGATGGCTATGCCCGAGTCATGCCTGCGGCAGCGTTGTTGACAACCTCGGGGGTCGGTGAACTGAGCGCTATCAATGGTATTGCAGGCAGTTTCACTGAATACCTTCCGGTGATTCATATTGTTGGCACCCCCACGCTGCGGTCGCAAAAAAACGGTGAATTACTGCATCACTCTTTAGGTGATGGTAACTTCAGCCATTTTTCCCATATGGCGAAAGAGGTGACTTGTGCGCAAGCCAACCTGACTGCTGATAATGCGGCCTATGAAATAGATCGTGTGTTAGGGGCGGCCTTATCGCAACGGCGGCCCGTTTACCTCTCGCTTCCCAGTGATGTTGCGCAGACGGACATCGCAATCTATCAAGGTACATTGGCCTTACCTCAACCCGTCTTATCACCGACAGCGTTACAGGCATTTATTAATGCGGCACGTGAAAAATTGCAATCAGCACATCGGGTGGCACTGCTGGCAGATTTTCTTGCTGACAGATTTGATATGCAGCTATCCCTGAATCGATGGCTAGCAGAGGTCAACTTGCCGCATTCGACGTTGCTGCTGGGTAAAGGGGTACTGGATGAAACGCATCCCCTGTTTATCGGGACTTATGCCGGTGCGGCCAGTGAGCCCCATGTTAAAGAATGCATTGAAAATGCCGACGTGCTCATCACTGTCGGGGTGTGTTTTGCCGACATTATCACTGCTGGATTCAGCCAAAATATCAATCAGGATAATTGTATTAGTATCCAACCAGAGCAGGCCCGCATTGGACGAACATGTTTTAGCCAGATTCCGATGCGAGCCGCCATTGAAGCTTTGCACGAATTGTGCAAAACGTTGCAGGACGAATGGCAACAACCCGTCATTACGCGACCTGAGCGGGCGGAACCCAAATCTGATGTTTTGGACCAACAAGCATTTTGGTATCACATCCAGCAGTTCTTACGACCAAATGATCTTGTCTTGACCGATTTAGGCACCTCCTGCTTTGGTGCAGGCACGCTGAACTTGCCTTCAGGCTGCACATATATGTCTCAGGCATTATGGGAGTCGATCGGATTTAGTTTACCGGCTGCCTATGGCGCGCAGTTGGCGCAACCTCAACGGCGGTTAATTTTGCTGGTGGGTGATGGTGCTGCTCAGCTCACGATTCAAGAGCTGGGATCAATGTTACGTGATGGGTTGAACCCCATTATATTTCTACTGAACAACCAAGGCTACACGGTAGAGAGGGCCATTCATGGGCCACAACAACGTTATAACGATATTGCGACTTGGAATTGGACACAATTACCGCTCGCATTGGGATTGGGTAAAGAATCCTTTACACACAGAGTGACTAAGGTTCAGCAATTGCAGCAAGTGCTCGCTCAGATTGAAAAACCGCAAAAGCTGACGTTTATTGAGGTGGTACTGCCCCCCATGGATATACCTGAATTATTAATGCATGTGACTAAATCTATTCAGAGACGGAATGTGGCCTGA
- a CDS encoding LysR family transcriptional regulator, with translation MHYSPEALVAFVEAAALGSFSAAARKLRKSQSTISTAIANLEADLGLTLFDRQARQPVLTDHGRRVLSHVQEILAASERLDSLSIRLAGQVETRLTFVLSDTYQPTYHEDLLRRFEQRYPDIEFECLIAEEADVIDLIQLRRAHIGVVEVQSSYPPDIAARRLFAQTEMAIFVQADHPLAKLPHVYPEQLATTRQLCLNTYNRTERNQPQGLMWSAPSYLMLLEMAEQGFGWAILPRWLVDQYSHRKLVALPTMGWPKMVSIDAVWSKKSPPGPAGYWLLDQLADEIRPHSVSE, from the coding sequence ATGCATTATTCTCCCGAAGCATTGGTGGCATTTGTCGAAGCGGCTGCACTGGGTTCGTTCTCGGCTGCGGCACGAAAGCTACGTAAAAGCCAATCGACCATCAGCACGGCTATCGCCAATCTGGAAGCGGATTTGGGATTAACCTTATTTGACCGGCAGGCACGTCAACCCGTGTTGACTGACCATGGCCGCCGTGTATTGTCTCACGTGCAAGAAATTCTGGCCGCAAGCGAACGCTTGGATTCACTGTCAATACGCTTAGCGGGTCAGGTTGAAACACGGCTGACCTTTGTGCTTTCTGACACTTATCAACCCACATACCATGAAGATTTGCTGCGCCGCTTTGAACAGCGCTACCCTGATATCGAATTTGAGTGCCTGATTGCCGAAGAGGCTGATGTCATTGACCTCATTCAACTCCGGCGCGCGCACATTGGTGTCGTGGAGGTGCAAAGCAGCTATCCACCGGATATTGCCGCTCGCCGCTTATTCGCACAAACAGAAATGGCCATATTTGTTCAGGCCGATCATCCGCTGGCAAAACTGCCCCACGTTTACCCTGAGCAGTTGGCGACGACTCGCCAGCTCTGTCTCAACACCTACAACCGAACTGAACGTAACCAGCCACAAGGATTGATGTGGTCTGCGCCGAGCTATTTGATGTTGCTAGAGATGGCTGAGCAAGGTTTCGGTTGGGCGATTTTGCCGCGCTGGCTGGTGGATCAATACAGTCACCGCAAATTGGTCGCATTACCGACAATGGGGTGGCCAAAAATGGTGTCTATTGACGCTGTTTGGTCGAAAAAAAGCCCACCAGGGCCGGCAGGCTATTGGTTACTGGATCAATTGGCCGATGAGATCAGGCCACATTCCGTCTCTGAATAG
- a CDS encoding multidrug/biocide efflux PACE transporter: MQVHRKSLFERVIHAVGFEVIAVAICAPVGAWLLDRSILQMGTLTIILSSVAMLWNIIYNSLFDALWPVSRVAKTLRVRIFHALGFEGGFILIGLPIAAYVLGVSLLQAFLLEIGFFLFFLPYTICYNWAYDSLRMRIIRSRQSVMLAPASEKGLDSREQ; the protein is encoded by the coding sequence ATGCAAGTACATCGCAAATCTCTTTTTGAGCGTGTCATTCACGCAGTAGGCTTTGAAGTCATTGCTGTCGCGATTTGTGCGCCAGTGGGAGCATGGTTACTCGATCGTTCAATACTGCAAATGGGGACGTTAACGATCATTCTGTCTTCCGTGGCAATGCTGTGGAACATTATCTACAACAGTCTGTTTGACGCTTTGTGGCCGGTCAGTCGGGTGGCGAAGACCCTGCGCGTGCGGATATTCCACGCGTTGGGCTTTGAAGGCGGTTTTATCCTGATTGGTTTACCGATAGCTGCTTATGTACTCGGTGTTTCGCTGTTACAAGCATTTCTGTTGGAGATTGGATTCTTCCTGTTCTTCCTGCCCTATACCATTTGTTACAACTGGGCCTATGACAGTTTACGGATGAGAATTATCCGTTCTCGCCAATCTGTAATGTTGGCACCGGCGTCAGAAAAAGGGCTGGATTCACGCGAGCAATAA
- the glk gene encoding glucokinase, which produces MTSYALVGDVGGTNARLALCAVATGEISQAKTYSGLEYGSLEDVIRQYLSEHSVTITDACIAIACPITGDWVAMTNHTWAFSIAAMKQSLGLNHLEVINDFTAVSMAIPVLSEQDVLQFGGSVPQEGKPVAVYGAGTGLGVAHLINVDGRWISLPSEGGHVDFAPNSEEEDRILAVLRQELGHVSAERVLSGPGLVNLYRAIVISDARLPENLAPKDVTERALADSCTDCRRALSLFCVIMGRFGGNLALNLSTFGGVYIAGGIVPRFMEFFKASGFRGAFEDKGRFKDFLHDIPVYMITHQQPGLLGAGAFLRQTLGHTLRP; this is translated from the coding sequence ATGACGAGCTATGCCCTAGTGGGTGACGTTGGCGGCACTAATGCCCGTTTGGCGCTTTGCGCTGTGGCGACGGGTGAAATATCACAAGCAAAAACATATTCAGGGCTGGAATACGGCAGTTTAGAAGATGTTATTAGGCAATATTTGTCAGAGCATTCTGTGACGATAACGGATGCTTGTATTGCTATCGCCTGCCCAATTACGGGCGATTGGGTCGCGATGACCAATCATACATGGGCATTTTCGATTGCCGCGATGAAGCAAAGCTTGGGCCTGAATCATCTCGAAGTGATCAATGATTTTACGGCGGTGTCGATGGCGATCCCCGTGTTATCCGAACAAGATGTGCTGCAATTTGGCGGCTCAGTACCACAAGAAGGTAAACCGGTTGCGGTCTACGGCGCAGGGACTGGCTTGGGTGTCGCGCATTTAATCAATGTTGATGGCCGCTGGATTAGCTTGCCGAGTGAGGGGGGGCATGTTGATTTTGCGCCAAATAGCGAAGAAGAAGACCGTATTCTGGCGGTATTGCGCCAAGAATTAGGCCACGTTTCGGCCGAACGTGTACTGTCTGGGCCAGGGTTAGTCAACTTATACCGTGCTATCGTGATTTCAGATGCGCGCCTGCCGGAAAATCTAGCCCCGAAAGATGTCACTGAAAGAGCACTTGCTGATAGCTGTACTGACTGTCGCCGCGCATTATCGCTGTTTTGCGTCATCATGGGGCGGTTCGGTGGCAATCTAGCGTTAAATCTCAGTACTTTTGGCGGTGTTTATATTGCAGGCGGCATTGTGCCGCGCTTTATGGAGTTCTTCAAAGCCTCCGGTTTTCGTGGTGCATTTGAAGACAAAGGCCGTTTCAAGGACTTTTTGCACGATATTCCGGTATACATGATTACCCATCAGCAGCCGGGGTTGTTGGGGGCGGGGGCGTTTTTGCGTCAAACTTTAGGCCATACCCTTCGTCCTTGA
- a CDS encoding toxin: MDAVFIELPPFERVRLDYLSDDDYRTLQTALMNNPTVGDVIQQTGGLRKMRFSEAKTGKGKRSGVRVIYYWWVERFQFLLFTIYSKGEMSDLTHSQRKILSNLLKSRKSE; the protein is encoded by the coding sequence ATGGATGCTGTATTTATTGAATTGCCACCATTTGAACGCGTTAGATTAGATTACTTATCAGACGATGATTATCGAACCTTGCAGACTGCATTAATGAATAACCCAACGGTTGGAGATGTTATTCAACAAACTGGCGGTTTGCGCAAAATGCGATTCAGTGAGGCGAAAACAGGGAAGGGCAAGCGTAGTGGTGTCAGAGTCATTTATTATTGGTGGGTCGAGCGTTTTCAATTTTTGCTCTTCACCATTTATAGCAAAGGTGAGATGTCTGACTTAACCCATTCGCAGCGGAAAATACTGAGTAATCTTCTTAAGTCCCGTAAATCTGAATGA
- a CDS encoding helix-turn-helix domain-containing protein, with product MKKRDLFSELVEGMEAWGEANTGKKTLKTHKVSTENTVTLTSEELRHIRETLNISQALFAHYLQAGIATYQNWEQGRAKPNKQAILLIKMVQKDPHTLHTLAELYE from the coding sequence ATGAAAAAAAGAGATTTATTTTCAGAATTGGTTGAGGGAATGGAAGCGTGGGGAGAGGCAAATACGGGAAAGAAGACACTGAAAACCCACAAAGTCTCGACTGAGAATACCGTGACCCTGACGTCAGAAGAATTACGGCACATCCGTGAAACACTGAATATTTCGCAGGCGCTATTTGCGCATTACTTGCAGGCGGGTATTGCAACTTACCAGAATTGGGAGCAAGGCCGAGCCAAACCCAATAAGCAGGCTATCTTACTGATTAAAATGGTACAAAAAGATCCCCATACACTGCATACGCTCGCTGAACTGTACGAATGA
- a CDS encoding L-lactate MFS transporter, whose amino-acid sequence MRSKPVNRWLIVVGTIIVQMGLGTIYTWSLFNQPLGEKFSWSLGAVATTFSITSFSLAIATLFAGRLQERIGIRKLTLISGVILGLGLIASSFATSLGMIYLLAGMVVGFADGTAYITTLSNLIKWFPERKGLISGISVGAFGTGSLLFKYVNASLIANQGVSLAFFYWGIIVMVLVGAGSFLLREKVAAPQVANHQPAVNAGRDFSVGEMLAVKESYFLFIIFFTACMSGLYLIGIVKDLGVQLAGMDLATAANTVSAIAIFNTAGRIILGALSDKVGRLRVISFTLLVTTLAVCVLTFAPLTHALFFLCVGAIAFCFGGNITVFPAIVGDFFGLKNHSKNYGVIYQGFGLGALAGSFIAARLGGYHATFIVIAVLSVVSLLLTLIIKPPKGAVADADNTVSTPTGATASSHA is encoded by the coding sequence ATGCGCAGTAAACCGGTAAATCGTTGGCTAATTGTTGTAGGAACCATCATCGTTCAGATGGGGTTAGGCACTATCTATACTTGGAGCTTGTTTAATCAGCCATTAGGGGAAAAATTCAGTTGGTCACTGGGCGCAGTGGCGACCACATTTTCTATTACCAGTTTCTCGCTTGCTATCGCGACGCTTTTTGCCGGCCGCCTACAAGAACGTATTGGTATTCGCAAACTGACGCTGATTTCCGGCGTTATCCTCGGTTTGGGGCTGATTGCCAGTTCCTTTGCGACCTCTCTGGGCATGATTTATCTACTGGCGGGGATGGTGGTCGGCTTTGCTGATGGCACTGCCTACATCACCACACTGTCCAATCTGATTAAGTGGTTCCCTGAACGTAAGGGGCTGATTTCAGGTATTTCTGTTGGGGCATTTGGCACCGGTAGTTTACTGTTCAAATATGTAAATGCCAGCCTGATTGCCAACCAAGGTGTCTCATTAGCGTTCTTCTATTGGGGCATTATTGTGATGGTTTTGGTCGGAGCCGGTTCTTTCCTGTTGCGGGAAAAAGTGGCTGCGCCGCAAGTCGCCAATCATCAACCTGCCGTGAATGCAGGACGTGATTTTAGCGTGGGCGAGATGTTAGCGGTCAAAGAGTCATATTTCCTGTTTATTATCTTCTTCACCGCATGTATGAGTGGCCTATACCTGATTGGCATCGTGAAAGATTTAGGTGTGCAGTTGGCAGGAATGGACTTGGCTACCGCAGCAAATACCGTGTCAGCCATCGCCATATTTAACACTGCCGGACGCATCATCTTAGGGGCGCTCTCCGATAAAGTGGGCCGTCTGCGCGTGATTAGCTTCACTTTACTGGTGACGACCCTAGCCGTTTGCGTCCTGACTTTTGCGCCACTCACTCACGCACTGTTCTTCTTGTGTGTGGGGGCAATTGCTTTTTGCTTCGGCGGCAATATCACCGTGTTCCCTGCTATCGTCGGCGATTTCTTTGGTCTGAAAAATCACAGTAAAAACTACGGTGTTATCTATCAGGGCTTTGGATTGGGTGCACTGGCAGGTTCATTTATTGCCGCGCGTTTGGGGGGATATCACGCCACCTTTATCGTTATCGCGGTGTTATCTGTGGTTTCCTTGCTGTTAACGCTCATTATCAAGCCACCGAAAGGTGCCGTTGCTGACGCAGATAACACGGTATCCACGCCTACCGGTGCAACTGCCAGTAGCCATGCGTGA
- a CDS encoding LytR/AlgR family response regulator transcription factor: MKAIIVEDEFLAQEELSYLIHQHSNISIEATFDDGLDVLKYLQNHQVDAIFLDINIPSLDGVLLAQNISKFSHKPYIIFITAYKEHAVEAFEIEAFDYILKPYHESRIVTMLQKLEALYKRDRQNKEHISSPNPRAAAHTINLMKDERIIVTDINDIYYAAAQEKVTLVYTRREEFIMPMNITEFCSRLPEEYFFRCHRSYCVNLAKIREIVPWFNNTYILRLSDLDFEVPVSRSKIKEFRQLMRL, translated from the coding sequence GTGAAAGCAATCATTGTGGAAGATGAATTTCTGGCTCAAGAAGAGTTGAGTTACCTTATCCACCAGCACAGTAATATCAGCATTGAAGCGACCTTCGATGATGGGTTAGATGTACTGAAATACCTGCAAAATCATCAGGTCGATGCCATCTTTCTTGATATTAATATTCCGTCGCTAGATGGCGTATTACTGGCCCAAAACATCAGTAAATTTAGCCATAAACCTTATATTATCTTTATCACCGCCTATAAAGAGCATGCGGTTGAGGCTTTTGAGATTGAAGCATTCGACTATATTTTGAAGCCTTATCACGAGTCACGCATTGTCACCATGCTGCAAAAGCTGGAGGCACTGTATAAGCGCGATCGTCAAAATAAAGAGCACATCAGTAGCCCTAACCCCCGTGCTGCGGCGCACACTATCAATCTGATGAAAGATGAGCGCATCATCGTCACTGACATCAATGATATCTACTATGCAGCGGCGCAAGAAAAGGTCACGCTGGTCTATACCCGCCGCGAAGAGTTCATCATGCCGATGAATATCACCGAGTTTTGTAGCCGCTTGCCGGAGGAGTATTTTTTCCGCTGCCATCGCTCCTATTGCGTGAACTTAGCCAAAATCCGTGAAATTGTGCCTTGGTTTAATAACACTTACATTCTGCGGCTCAGCGATTTGGATTTCGAAGTCCCCGTCAGCCGTAGCAAGATAAAAGAATTCAGGCAACTGATGCGTCTTTAA
- a CDS encoding sensor histidine kinase — protein sequence MHQIFEMLLAVFDRAALMLICLFFLTRTRLFRQLLQKEKHTPLELAAVTAIFSSFAIFGTYSGINVEGSLVNVRVIAVMSGGILFGPWVGIITGLIAGSHRYLIDIDGITSVPCLITSIIAGLLSGYINLKVKKERQWSIGILAGMICESLTMLLVVIWAKPTALGLDIVSKIAIPMILGAVCIGLIVLLVQSVEDEKEVIAARQAKLALDIANKTLPYFRNINGESLRSVCEIIRTDIKADAVAITDTQHILAYVGTGVETYNIGHEIISDITKESIQRGKITIRNNDEVHRTPQIHSLIIIPLWEKGEVTGSLKIYYCHAHKITYSLKVMAVGLSQIISTQIEVSRIEQLREMANKAEMRALQSKINPHFLFNALNAISSSIRINPDTARQLIINLSRYLRYNLELNDEQIDIRKELHQIQDYIAIEQARFGSKLTVIYDIDDDISLKIPSLLIQPLVENAIVHGIQPYRGKGVVVIAVKDHGDQIKISVKDTGNGINPETIERVANNEMPGNKIGLLNVHHRVKLLYGEGLQIRRMEPGTEISFFISKNGGKVHAEPRITAGV from the coding sequence GTGCACCAGATATTTGAAATGCTACTGGCGGTGTTTGATCGCGCCGCATTGATGCTCATTTGCCTGTTCTTCCTGACCCGCACCCGCCTGTTTCGTCAGTTGCTGCAAAAAGAGAAGCATACGCCACTGGAATTAGCTGCCGTGACAGCGATTTTCTCGTCATTTGCAATTTTTGGCACTTACTCCGGTATTAATGTCGAAGGTTCGTTGGTCAACGTTCGTGTTATTGCCGTGATGTCTGGCGGTATTCTGTTTGGCCCTTGGGTCGGGATCATCACCGGACTGATTGCGGGTTCTCATCGTTATTTAATTGATATTGATGGCATAACGTCGGTTCCCTGTTTGATTACCAGCATTATTGCTGGCCTGCTGTCTGGCTATATCAACCTGAAGGTGAAGAAAGAGCGCCAATGGAGTATCGGTATTTTGGCGGGCATGATTTGTGAATCACTGACGATGCTGTTAGTGGTGATTTGGGCCAAGCCGACCGCATTAGGTCTTGATATCGTGTCAAAAATCGCTATCCCGATGATTTTAGGGGCCGTGTGTATCGGGTTGATTGTGCTGCTGGTGCAAAGTGTTGAGGATGAAAAAGAGGTTATCGCCGCGCGACAAGCCAAACTCGCCTTGGACATCGCCAATAAAACCTTGCCCTATTTTCGCAATATTAATGGCGAGTCCTTACGCAGCGTCTGTGAAATCATTCGTACCGATATTAAGGCTGATGCGGTGGCTATCACTGATACTCAGCATATTTTGGCTTACGTTGGAACAGGAGTCGAAACGTATAATATCGGCCATGAAATCATCAGTGATATCACCAAAGAAAGTATTCAACGCGGTAAAATCACCATTCGTAATAACGATGAAGTGCACCGTACACCGCAGATTCACTCGCTGATTATTATTCCATTATGGGAAAAAGGCGAAGTGACGGGCTCACTGAAAATCTATTATTGCCACGCACATAAAATCACCTATTCCTTAAAAGTGATGGCTGTGGGCTTATCGCAAATAATCTCAACGCAAATTGAAGTTTCACGTATCGAGCAACTACGTGAAATGGCTAATAAAGCGGAAATGCGCGCACTGCAAAGCAAAATTAACCCGCACTTTTTGTTTAATGCTTTGAATGCCATTTCGTCGTCCATTCGTATCAATCCAGATACCGCGCGCCAATTGATCATCAATTTGTCTCGTTATCTGCGTTATAACCTTGAACTGAACGATGAACAGATTGATATCCGTAAGGAGCTACATCAAATTCAGGATTATATCGCCATTGAACAGGCTCGTTTCGGCAGTAAGCTCACGGTTATTTATGATATTGACGATGATATTTCGCTAAAAATCCCGAGTTTGCTGATCCAGCCCTTGGTTGAAAATGCCATTGTGCATGGCATTCAACCCTACAGAGGCAAAGGCGTGGTGGTTATCGCGGTTAAAGATCATGGCGATCAAATCAAAATCTCGGTAAAAGATACCGGTAATGGTATTAATCCCGAAACTATTGAACGTGTCGCCAATAACGAAATGCCAGGCAATAAAATTGGTTTACTGAATGTGCATCATCGGGTGAAATTACTTTATGGCGAAGGTTTGCAAATACGCCGGATGGAACCAGGCACCGAGATTTCATTTTTTATCAGCAAAAATGGTGGCAAGGTCCATGCAGAACCCCGTATTACGGCCGGAGTTTAA